A single region of the Plantactinospora soyae genome encodes:
- a CDS encoding MFS transporter, translating to MKHAHRWLILIVLCLSTVVLVIDNMALAVAVPALAEDLDASPQDMQWILDSYILVFAGLLLTAGSLSDRYGRRRVMVIGLTLFGGASLAAASAADPLQLIAARTVMGVGGALVMPSTLSILITVFDAAERRRAMACWSAVAMLGLVGGPVLGGVLIAHFHWGAVFLINVPIAALAILAAFVLMPESRGPASRLDPLGAVLSTVGMTALIWTIIELAHGVSWPALTTAVLALGGFVAWELHTPHPMVPLGLFRHRAFSGGSLSLALVQIGNGGLLLILTQYLQYVLGLTPTQAGLALIPMAVASLAFNTLGATVAAGIGHRTLIASGLTTMAAGFGVLAALSPGAGSVQPAVGLFLLGAGGGLAMPAAVSALMGTIPAEHAGVGSALNDTVQQAGAALGVAVLGSIVSSMFTGTMSASAPTEAARSIGDALAVAERTGDTALADAARHAFTTAMSSAFVISAAGVLAAAAVALIVLPQRTGTPRPAPRPEAAPELATAARPL from the coding sequence ATGAAACACGCACACCGCTGGCTGATCCTCATCGTGCTGTGTCTGAGCACGGTGGTGCTGGTCATCGACAACATGGCGCTGGCGGTCGCGGTGCCCGCCCTGGCCGAGGATCTGGACGCGAGTCCCCAGGACATGCAATGGATTCTCGACTCCTACATCCTGGTCTTCGCCGGGCTGCTGCTGACCGCGGGCAGCCTGTCGGACCGGTACGGTCGCCGCCGCGTCATGGTCATCGGCCTGACGCTGTTCGGCGGAGCCTCCCTCGCGGCCGCCAGCGCCGCCGATCCGCTCCAGCTGATCGCCGCCCGCACCGTGATGGGCGTCGGCGGCGCGCTGGTCATGCCCAGCACACTGTCAATCCTGATCACCGTCTTCGATGCCGCCGAACGGCGCCGAGCGATGGCGTGCTGGAGCGCGGTCGCCATGCTCGGCCTGGTCGGCGGGCCGGTGCTGGGCGGTGTGTTGATCGCCCACTTCCACTGGGGCGCGGTCTTCCTGATCAACGTCCCCATCGCCGCTCTGGCCATCCTCGCCGCGTTCGTCCTGATGCCCGAGTCCAGGGGCCCCGCGAGCAGGCTGGACCCGCTGGGGGCGGTGCTGTCGACGGTCGGCATGACCGCGCTGATCTGGACGATCATCGAACTGGCGCACGGCGTCTCCTGGCCGGCATTGACGACGGCGGTCCTTGCGCTGGGCGGCTTCGTGGCGTGGGAACTGCACACACCGCATCCGATGGTGCCGCTCGGCCTCTTCCGGCACCGCGCGTTCAGCGGCGGCAGTCTCTCGCTGGCCCTGGTGCAGATCGGCAACGGCGGGCTGCTGCTCATCCTCACCCAGTACCTGCAGTACGTCCTCGGTCTCACGCCCACGCAGGCCGGCCTGGCCCTCATCCCGATGGCGGTCGCCTCGCTCGCCTTCAACACCCTCGGCGCCACCGTCGCCGCCGGGATCGGCCACCGGACACTGATCGCCTCCGGCCTGACCACCATGGCCGCGGGGTTCGGCGTGCTGGCCGCCCTGTCGCCCGGCGCGGGGTCCGTCCAGCCGGCCGTCGGCCTGTTCCTGCTCGGCGCTGGCGGTGGACTGGCCATGCCCGCGGCCGTCTCCGCCCTCATGGGCACCATCCCGGCCGAGCACGCCGGCGTCGGCTCGGCACTGAACGACACCGTCCAGCAGGCCGGCGCCGCGCTCGGCGTGGCCGTCCTGGGCAGCATCGTCTCCAGCATGTTCACCGGCACCATGTCCGCATCGGCCCCCACCGAGGCCGCCCGGTCCATCGGCGACGCGCTGGCGGTGGCCGAACGCACCGGTGACACCGCCCTCGCCGACGCCGCCCGCCACGCCTTCACCACCGCCATGTCGTCCGCCTTCGTGATCAGCGCCGCCGGGGTTCTGGCGGCAGCCGCAGTGGCCCTGATCGTCCTGCCCCAGCGGACCGGCACGCCGCGCCCGGCACCCCGCCCCGAGGCGGCGCCGGAACTCGCGACGGCCGCCCGCCCTCTCTAG
- a CDS encoding serine hydrolase domain-containing protein codes for MSETMTSNAESDWKARGDLGVRDLTGRYFDVDRWQHRLDELRAAHHVPGASLAVVIDKQVHELASGVLHRGTGVAVTPDSVFLSGSIAKVYTATLIMRLADEGKLDLQAPVVDVLPEFATPDPEATKTITVRQLLSHTGGVTNDFNFDGGRGDDCLAQYVEAARRVALDCPPGTAISYGGLGYIVLGRVIERLTGLTWDQALKNLLFEPLGLERSMTLPEDALRFRVAMSHLGQSGADPDPAPSWDLMPRCAGPAGRVIVSAGDMARFAQLHLAGGLAPDGTRVLSPDAVAAMRHREVDVPDKWTVSADGWGLGWTLYDWDGITGYGHDGAAIGQYAYLRVVPHANVALALMTNGGAARLLYADLFRDLLAELAGVTMPAPFAPAPVPPAIDLTPLLGTYKREGVVITVSRDDDGSPHMRYEFVDDMKDMSPPLEMDLEPVTETVFAASGAGPSFSEDYMPVVFSTLTNGTQVCYVGMRATPKTA; via the coding sequence ATGTCCGAGACAATGACCTCGAACGCCGAGAGTGACTGGAAGGCCCGGGGCGACTTGGGCGTACGGGACTTGACCGGCCGGTACTTCGACGTCGACCGCTGGCAGCACCGGCTCGACGAGCTGCGCGCCGCCCACCACGTCCCCGGTGCGAGCCTGGCCGTAGTGATCGACAAACAGGTTCACGAGCTGGCCAGCGGGGTACTGCACCGCGGCACCGGCGTGGCGGTGACCCCGGACTCGGTATTCCTGTCCGGCTCGATCGCCAAGGTCTACACCGCCACTCTCATCATGCGGCTGGCCGACGAGGGCAAGCTGGACCTGCAAGCACCGGTCGTGGACGTGCTGCCGGAGTTCGCCACCCCCGACCCCGAGGCCACCAAGACGATCACCGTCCGGCAGCTGTTGTCCCACACCGGCGGCGTGACCAACGACTTCAACTTCGACGGCGGCCGGGGCGACGACTGCCTCGCCCAGTACGTCGAAGCCGCCCGGCGGGTGGCACTGGACTGCCCGCCCGGCACGGCGATCTCGTACGGCGGCCTCGGCTACATCGTGCTGGGCCGCGTCATCGAAAGGCTCACCGGCCTGACCTGGGACCAGGCCCTGAAGAACCTCCTGTTCGAGCCGCTCGGCCTGGAACGCTCGATGACGCTGCCGGAGGATGCTCTGCGCTTCCGCGTCGCCATGAGCCACCTGGGCCAGTCCGGTGCCGATCCCGACCCGGCCCCGTCCTGGGACCTGATGCCCCGCTGCGCCGGACCAGCGGGCAGGGTCATCGTCTCCGCCGGTGACATGGCCCGTTTCGCCCAGCTGCACCTCGCCGGCGGCCTCGCGCCCGACGGCACCCGCGTCCTCTCCCCCGACGCCGTCGCCGCCATGCGACACCGCGAGGTTGACGTACCGGACAAGTGGACGGTCAGCGCCGACGGGTGGGGACTGGGCTGGACGCTCTACGACTGGGACGGCATCACCGGCTACGGCCACGACGGCGCCGCCATCGGCCAGTACGCCTACCTCCGCGTCGTCCCGCACGCGAACGTCGCCCTGGCCCTGATGACCAACGGCGGCGCAGCCCGCCTGCTGTACGCCGACCTGTTCCGTGACCTGCTCGCCGAACTCGCTGGCGTCACCATGCCCGCACCGTTCGCCCCGGCTCCCGTACCACCCGCGATCGACCTCACGCCGCTGCTCGGCACCTACAAGCGCGAGGGCGTCGTCATCACCGTCTCCCGCGACGACGACGGCTCACCCCACATGCGGTACGAATTCGTCGACGACATGAAGGACATGTCACCGCCCCTGGAGATGGACCTGGAACCGGTCACCGAGACGGTCTTCGCCGCCTCCGGCGCAGGCCCGTCATTCAGCGAGGACTACATGCCGGTGGTCTTCTCGACCCTCACCAACGGCACCCAGGTCTGCTACGTCGGCATGCGTGCCACCCCCAAGACCGCCTGA
- a CDS encoding MBL fold metallo-hydrolase, whose protein sequence is MVDWYTQVEVGGDVVRISEPHVNELVSANFWWLRGNDRDIVVDAGLGVVALRKAIPGMFERDPMVLLTHAHLDHVGGAPEFDDRAAHPAEAGLLAAGVPASLYGAELYDRLEIDTAGEPVPELMIDVLPAPGYDPATYRVEPMTLNRMLDDGDRIDLGGRVLTVLHLPGHTPGSIALLEERAGTLYSGDIVYDGALIDNLPNSDTAAYRRSMEFLADLDVSVVHPGHGHSFDRKRLRQLAETYLRRKAEGASHLVRRR, encoded by the coding sequence ATGGTCGACTGGTATACGCAGGTCGAAGTGGGTGGTGACGTCGTCCGGATCTCGGAACCGCACGTCAACGAGTTGGTGTCGGCGAACTTCTGGTGGCTGCGCGGCAACGATCGTGACATCGTGGTCGACGCCGGGCTCGGTGTCGTCGCCCTGCGGAAGGCGATTCCGGGCATGTTCGAGCGCGATCCGATGGTCCTGCTCACCCACGCGCACCTGGATCATGTCGGTGGGGCACCTGAGTTCGATGACCGGGCCGCCCATCCAGCCGAGGCGGGGCTCTTGGCGGCGGGTGTGCCGGCGAGCCTGTACGGCGCGGAGCTCTACGACAGACTCGAGATCGACACAGCGGGAGAACCTGTCCCGGAGCTCATGATCGACGTCCTGCCCGCTCCCGGCTACGACCCGGCTACCTACCGCGTCGAACCCATGACCCTGAACCGCATGCTCGACGACGGCGACCGGATCGACCTGGGCGGACGCGTACTGACCGTGCTGCACCTTCCCGGCCACACACCGGGAAGCATCGCCCTGCTGGAGGAGCGCGCCGGGACCCTGTATTCCGGCGATATCGTCTACGACGGTGCCTTGATCGACAACCTGCCGAACTCCGACACGGCTGCCTATCGGCGAAGCATGGAGTTCCTCGCCGACCTCGACGTGTCCGTCGTCCATCCCGGCCACGGGCACAGCTTCGACAGGAAACGCCTTCGCCAGTTGGCCGAGACCTACCTGCGCAGAAAAGCTGAGGGCGCGTCTCATTTGGTGAGGCGGCGGTAG
- a CDS encoding ABC transporter permease, with amino-acid sequence MTPTLLGAALVVEARKAASARVVTGTTILLIVGVAVLGGASTTAAASGNEQLLAKLGPLAAQGGWPSLLSTVSQVTAAGGLLAFGVALSWLVGREFADGTVTGLFALPVSRPTIALAKLIVYLLWSVVVATLLVLLVAGLGFAVATGAFDGAASTALLRLWALTVLTALLAVPAGWAATIGRGLLPGIATTIAILAATQVMVVAGTGGWIPLAAPALWAIVPGSVSGAQMSLVPLVPLTFGLLTLSAWRRLQLDR; translated from the coding sequence ATGACACCAACCCTGCTCGGCGCCGCGTTGGTGGTCGAGGCGCGCAAGGCCGCGTCCGCACGAGTCGTGACGGGTACGACGATCCTCCTGATCGTGGGCGTCGCCGTCCTCGGCGGCGCGTCGACCACGGCCGCTGCCAGCGGAAACGAACAGCTCCTGGCCAAACTTGGTCCACTGGCCGCCCAGGGCGGTTGGCCCAGCCTGCTCAGTACGGTCAGCCAGGTCACGGCGGCCGGCGGGCTGCTCGCCTTCGGGGTGGCACTCAGCTGGCTGGTTGGTCGCGAGTTCGCCGACGGGACTGTCACCGGTCTGTTCGCGCTCCCGGTGAGTCGACCCACGATCGCGCTGGCCAAGTTGATCGTCTATCTGCTGTGGTCGGTCGTGGTCGCCACGCTGCTCGTTCTGCTGGTCGCCGGGCTCGGCTTCGCGGTCGCCACGGGCGCCTTCGACGGCGCCGCGTCGACCGCGCTCCTGCGGCTCTGGGCACTGACCGTGCTGACCGCGCTGCTGGCCGTCCCGGCCGGCTGGGCGGCAACCATCGGTCGCGGCCTGCTACCCGGCATCGCGACCACCATCGCCATCCTGGCGGCCACCCAGGTCATGGTGGTCGCCGGCACCGGCGGCTGGATCCCCCTGGCCGCGCCCGCGCTGTGGGCCATCGTCCCCGGCTCCGTTTCCGGCGCTCAGATGTCCCTGGTGCCGCTCGTCCCACTGACCTTCGGACTGCTGACCCTCTCCGCCTGGCGTCGTCTCCAACTCGACCGCTGA
- a CDS encoding SDR family oxidoreductase, giving the protein MTADNITETGHRGIDRSQLETCLSVFEALEDLPPDHPDVVRVQRATAKLYKVIKQRRREERRDAIAAADRAVTSATATGAPGRIDDETQGIPLASPTEGATAGVLHNPRGCYVCKQRYREVDAFYHQLCPSCAALNRERRDARTDLTGRRALLTGGRAKIGMYIALRLLRDGAHTTVTTRFPHDAVRRFAAMPDSGEWLHRLRVVGIDLRDPAQVIALADSVRAQGPLDILINNAAQTVRRTPGAYAHLVAAEAAALPDSPLPEIVRFAKPTGRGVPAGSLTGSPSGPAITPQALTALALTSGSASPERIAAATAIDAGGLVPDLDPVNSWVQRVHEVDPVELLEVQLCNVTAPFVLVSRLRPAMAAATARRKYVVNVSAMEGQFGRGYKGPGHPHTNMAKAALNMLTRTSAQEMLADGILMTSVDTGWITDERPHPTKTRLADAGFHAPLDLVDGAARVYDPIVRGEQGEDLYGCFLKDYAPCAW; this is encoded by the coding sequence ATGACGGCAGACAATATTACCGAAACCGGTCATCGGGGCATTGATCGGAGCCAGCTCGAGACCTGCCTCAGCGTGTTTGAGGCGTTGGAGGACCTGCCTCCCGATCACCCCGACGTGGTGCGGGTGCAGCGGGCCACCGCGAAGCTCTACAAGGTGATCAAGCAGCGGCGACGCGAGGAACGGCGGGATGCCATCGCGGCGGCCGACCGCGCGGTGACGTCGGCCACCGCAACCGGCGCCCCGGGCCGGATCGACGACGAGACCCAGGGCATCCCGCTCGCCTCCCCCACCGAGGGCGCCACGGCCGGCGTCCTGCACAATCCGCGCGGCTGCTACGTCTGCAAGCAGCGCTACCGCGAGGTCGACGCCTTCTACCATCAGCTCTGCCCGTCCTGCGCCGCGCTCAACCGGGAACGCCGGGATGCCCGCACCGACCTGACCGGCCGGCGCGCGTTGCTCACCGGTGGCCGGGCAAAGATCGGCATGTACATCGCGCTGCGGCTGCTGCGTGATGGCGCGCACACCACCGTGACCACGCGGTTTCCCCACGACGCGGTCCGCCGCTTCGCCGCGATGCCGGACAGCGGGGAGTGGCTGCACCGCCTCCGGGTCGTCGGGATCGATCTGCGCGACCCCGCCCAGGTGATCGCTCTCGCTGACTCGGTCCGCGCCCAGGGACCACTCGACATCCTGATCAACAACGCGGCGCAGACCGTCCGCCGGACGCCCGGTGCGTACGCGCACCTCGTCGCCGCGGAGGCCGCGGCCCTGCCGGACAGCCCGCTGCCGGAGATAGTCAGGTTCGCCAAGCCGACCGGCCGGGGCGTCCCGGCGGGCAGCCTGACCGGCTCGCCGTCGGGGCCCGCGATCACCCCGCAGGCGCTCACCGCGCTGGCGCTGACCAGCGGCTCCGCCTCGCCGGAACGGATCGCGGCAGCCACCGCCATCGACGCCGGCGGGCTGGTGCCGGACCTCGACCCGGTCAACAGTTGGGTGCAGCGGGTGCACGAGGTGGACCCGGTCGAACTGCTCGAAGTGCAGCTGTGCAACGTGACCGCGCCGTTCGTACTGGTCAGCCGGTTGCGACCGGCGATGGCCGCGGCGACCGCCCGCCGCAAGTACGTGGTGAACGTGTCGGCGATGGAGGGCCAGTTCGGCCGCGGCTACAAGGGGCCGGGGCACCCGCACACCAACATGGCCAAGGCCGCGCTGAACATGCTGACCCGGACCAGTGCTCAGGAGATGCTGGCTGACGGCATCCTCATGACCAGCGTCGACACCGGCTGGATCACCGACGAGCGGCCCCACCCGACGAAGACCCGGCTGGCGGACGCCGGCTTCCACGCCCCGCTGGACCTGGTCGACGGCGCGGCCCGGGTGTACGACCCGATCGTCCGCGGCGAACAGGGCGAAGATCTTTACGGCTGCTTCCTGAAGGACTACGCACCCTGCGCCTGGTGA
- a CDS encoding fasciclin domain-containing protein, with protein MRTRILASLAVATVCTLALGACAGDSADEAGGAPATSSPPMATTGPAMMDGEFGPGCAAVPTDTADPGSFAAMAKVPVATAASGNPMLSTLVSAVKQADLVDSLNSADGVTVFAPTNDAFAKIPKADLDKVLADKKMLSGVLTYHVVPGKLAPGQLAGPHKTLQGGMVTVTGSGTDFKVGPAATVVCGNVQTANAVVYLVDSVLMPPS; from the coding sequence ATGCGTACCAGAATTCTCGCCTCGCTGGCCGTGGCCACCGTCTGCACCCTGGCGCTCGGCGCCTGTGCCGGTGATTCGGCGGACGAGGCGGGCGGCGCCCCGGCGACCAGTTCGCCGCCCATGGCCACCACCGGACCGGCGATGATGGACGGCGAGTTCGGCCCCGGCTGTGCTGCGGTGCCGACCGACACGGCCGACCCGGGCAGTTTCGCGGCGATGGCGAAGGTGCCGGTGGCCACCGCCGCCAGCGGCAATCCGATGCTGTCGACGCTGGTCAGCGCCGTCAAGCAGGCAGACCTGGTTGATTCGTTGAACAGCGCCGACGGGGTCACCGTCTTCGCGCCGACCAACGACGCGTTCGCGAAGATCCCCAAGGCCGACCTGGACAAGGTGCTGGCCGACAAGAAGATGTTGAGCGGGGTGCTGACTTACCACGTGGTCCCCGGCAAGCTCGCCCCCGGACAGCTCGCCGGCCCACACAAGACCCTCCAGGGCGGCATGGTCACGGTGACCGGCTCGGGGACCGATTTCAAGGTCGGCCCGGCGGCGACCGTGGTCTGCGGCAACGTGCAGACCGCCAACGCGGTGGTGTACCTGGTCGACTCCGTCCTGATGCCCCCGTCCTGA
- a CDS encoding TetR/AcrR family transcriptional regulator, with translation MDVGEKVLGKRERTRAQLLERALELFERQGFEQTTVAQIAAAARVTEMTLYRHFPAKELLVLDDPYDPVIVTAVADQPPSLAPLVRVVNGLRAAWGMLPEPAGEVVRRRVRIVAASPALRAAAIRNNEGTERLITQQLVADGATPLPARVAAVAVLAAITAALFEWSERHDGRLGEAITTALDTLGGDRD, from the coding sequence GTGGACGTTGGCGAGAAGGTGCTCGGCAAGCGGGAACGTACCCGGGCGCAGTTGCTGGAGCGGGCGCTCGAACTGTTTGAGCGGCAGGGCTTCGAGCAGACCACGGTCGCGCAGATCGCCGCCGCGGCCAGGGTCACCGAGATGACGCTCTACCGGCACTTCCCCGCCAAGGAACTACTCGTCCTGGACGACCCGTACGACCCGGTCATCGTCACTGCCGTCGCCGACCAACCACCCTCGCTCGCCCCGTTGGTACGAGTGGTGAACGGTCTTCGCGCCGCCTGGGGGATGCTGCCCGAGCCGGCCGGGGAGGTCGTTCGCCGGCGGGTCCGGATCGTGGCCGCCTCTCCTGCGCTGCGGGCCGCCGCCATCCGCAACAACGAGGGCACCGAACGGCTCATCACGCAGCAACTCGTCGCCGACGGCGCCACTCCGCTGCCAGCCCGGGTGGCCGCCGTGGCGGTACTCGCCGCGATCACCGCCGCACTCTTCGAGTGGTCGGAGCGGCACGACGGCCGTCTCGGTGAGGCGATCACCACCGCTCTGGACACGCTCGGCGGAGACCGTGACTGA
- a CDS encoding TetR/AcrR family transcriptional regulator: MSDDRLTRAADRTQAIMRSTLELAQEVGYAKLSIEGVAARTGVGKHTIYRRWPSKGALFLDAVLTSNEPGLDYPDTGDIVVDLRQQIHAAVDLLGQPPLGPLYQALVGEAQHDPLVAAALNERFIRPQADRTVARLRKAQQQGQLSPEFDLDVAMAILSGPLYFKLLITQEPLTHEYVERVLNVLLAGMTPRP, translated from the coding sequence ATGAGTGACGACCGCCTCACCAGAGCCGCCGACCGGACCCAAGCGATCATGCGCAGCACCCTGGAACTGGCACAGGAAGTCGGCTACGCCAAACTCAGCATCGAGGGGGTCGCGGCCCGCACCGGCGTCGGCAAGCACACGATCTACCGCCGCTGGCCATCCAAGGGCGCCCTATTTCTCGACGCGGTGCTCACATCCAACGAACCCGGACTCGACTACCCCGACACCGGGGACATCGTCGTCGACCTGCGCCAACAGATCCACGCCGCCGTCGACCTCCTGGGCCAGCCGCCACTGGGCCCCCTCTACCAGGCCCTGGTGGGCGAGGCTCAGCACGATCCCTTGGTCGCTGCCGCGCTCAACGAACGCTTCATCCGCCCCCAGGCGGACAGAACCGTCGCCCGGCTGAGGAAAGCCCAGCAGCAGGGACAACTTTCACCCGAGTTCGACCTGGACGTGGCGATGGCCATTCTGTCCGGCCCGCTGTACTTCAAACTTCTTATCACGCAAGAGCCGCTGACCCACGAGTACGTCGAGCGCGTACTCAACGTCCTTCTCGCTGGGATGACACCGAGACCGTAG
- a CDS encoding glycoside hydrolase family 43 protein, which yields MTTATKSPAVAGPHGGEVPGRLIRNPVLPGFNPDPSILRVGTDYYIATSTFEWYPGVRLHHSTDLVRWRPLGGVLTERRLLDLTGAGDSNGVWAPDLSYVDGEFYLVYADVASFASGYWDPQNYLVTAPDLAGPWSDPVVLHGRGFDPALFHDEDGTTWMLSMTADWRPGRDRFAGIEVQQYDREARRLVGTERTIFYGTTVGVTEAPHVYQKDGWYYLVTAEGGTSWTHQVTVARSRSLFGPYEVHPGGPMLTSVGRPELELQKAGHGSLVSTPDGRWYLAHLTARPYTPLGRCVLGRETAIQAVEWPEGEWPRIEDGIPAVVVPVPGDAEPTEDLVEERDDFTEPVLGPEWSTLRRPATADWVDVTSRPSFLRIHGGQSPVGRRSPSLVARRVTSKQCELTAHMHFEPANYRQLAGVTAYYNSRNWHYAYVTADDDGQRVLEVMSSENGRRVMHDACRVDLPGADDITLRVTFDGPRVTFACQLAGAARWVDLPAELDATILSDEYAATLVDGEPEGWGFTGAFVGLWVQDLGAEGGYADFDWASYRPW from the coding sequence ATGACGACCGCAACAAAGAGTCCGGCAGTGGCCGGGCCCCACGGCGGCGAAGTGCCCGGCCGGCTGATCCGAAACCCGGTCCTTCCCGGCTTCAACCCCGACCCGTCGATCTTGCGCGTCGGCACCGATTACTACATCGCCACGTCGACCTTCGAGTGGTACCCCGGCGTCCGGCTGCACCACTCGACCGACCTGGTGCGCTGGCGCCCGCTCGGTGGCGTCCTCACCGAGCGGCGGCTTCTCGACCTCACCGGAGCAGGTGACTCAAATGGCGTGTGGGCGCCCGATCTGTCCTATGTGGACGGCGAGTTTTATCTCGTGTACGCCGACGTGGCAAGCTTCGCCAGCGGGTACTGGGATCCGCAGAACTATCTGGTGACCGCCCCCGACCTTGCCGGGCCCTGGTCGGATCCGGTGGTACTGCATGGGCGCGGGTTCGACCCGGCGCTGTTCCACGACGAGGACGGCACAACCTGGATGCTGTCGATGACCGCCGACTGGCGGCCGGGGCGTGATCGGTTCGCGGGTATTGAAGTCCAGCAGTACGACCGCGAGGCCCGTCGCCTCGTCGGCACCGAGCGGACAATTTTCTACGGAACCACGGTCGGCGTCACCGAGGCTCCGCATGTGTACCAGAAGGACGGCTGGTACTACCTGGTGACCGCGGAAGGCGGCACCTCCTGGACGCACCAGGTGACAGTGGCCCGCTCCCGTAGCCTGTTCGGGCCGTACGAGGTCCATCCGGGCGGCCCGATGCTCACCTCGGTCGGCCGTCCCGAGCTGGAGCTGCAGAAGGCCGGTCACGGCAGCCTCGTGTCGACGCCGGACGGGCGTTGGTACCTGGCGCACCTGACGGCCCGGCCGTACACCCCCCTCGGCCGGTGCGTGCTCGGCCGGGAGACCGCAATCCAGGCGGTGGAATGGCCGGAGGGGGAGTGGCCGCGCATCGAGGACGGGATACCGGCGGTGGTCGTACCCGTGCCGGGCGACGCTGAGCCGACAGAGGATCTGGTGGAGGAGCGGGACGACTTCACCGAGCCGGTGCTCGGCCCCGAGTGGTCGACGCTGCGCCGTCCCGCCACTGCGGACTGGGTGGATGTCACTTCGCGGCCCTCGTTCCTGCGGATTCACGGCGGCCAGTCGCCGGTCGGCCGGCGGAGTCCGAGCCTGGTCGCGCGTCGCGTGACCTCGAAGCAGTGCGAGCTGACCGCCCACATGCACTTCGAGCCGGCCAACTACCGCCAGCTCGCCGGCGTCACCGCCTACTACAACTCCCGCAACTGGCACTACGCCTACGTCACCGCCGACGACGACGGCCAGCGGGTACTTGAGGTGATGTCGTCCGAGAACGGTCGGCGTGTTATGCACGACGCGTGCCGCGTCGATCTACCGGGCGCGGACGACATCACGCTGCGGGTCACCTTCGACGGTCCACGTGTCACGTTCGCCTGTCAGCTGGCCGGCGCGGCGCGCTGGGTCGACCTGCCGGCGGAGCTCGACGCCACCATCTTGTCCGACGAGTACGCCGCGACCCTCGTGGATGGTGAGCCTGAGGGCTGGGGCTTCACCGGCGCGTTCGTCGGCCTGTGGGTCCAGGACCTGGGCGCCGAGGGTGGATACGCGGACTTCGACTGGGCCTCGTACCGCCCCTGGTGA
- a CDS encoding ABC transporter ATP-binding protein, which translates to MTEPRIQARGLVREFGAEAGVRGIDLDVEAGEIHALVGLNGAGKSTLMRLLLGMLRPDSGTVHLDGHGLDSAPWSRVGHLIENPLAYGELTGHANLVLAARLHGVPAPATATMVERVLSELNLHGYAAIRAGRMSLGNRQRLGLAAALQHDPDVIVLDEPTNALDPAGVILLREALLRRAASGAGVLVSSHHLDEVARVADRITVINAGHTIGALDPSGTDIEREFFALVHADDERTAA; encoded by the coding sequence GTGACTGAGCCACGCATCCAGGCCCGCGGCCTGGTCCGCGAGTTCGGCGCGGAAGCCGGTGTCCGCGGTATCGACCTCGACGTCGAAGCGGGCGAGATCCACGCACTCGTCGGGCTCAACGGCGCGGGCAAGTCCACCCTCATGCGCCTCCTGTTGGGAATGCTGAGACCCGACTCCGGCACGGTGCATCTGGACGGGCACGGCCTGGACTCGGCGCCGTGGTCACGCGTCGGGCACTTGATCGAGAACCCGCTGGCGTACGGCGAACTCACCGGGCACGCCAACCTGGTGCTGGCCGCCCGCCTGCACGGCGTACCCGCCCCGGCAACGGCGACGATGGTGGAACGGGTCCTGAGCGAGCTCAACCTGCACGGGTACGCAGCCATCCGAGCGGGCAGGATGTCGCTGGGTAACCGCCAACGCCTCGGCCTCGCCGCCGCGCTCCAGCACGACCCGGACGTCATCGTGCTCGACGAGCCGACGAACGCGCTCGACCCGGCCGGCGTCATCCTGCTCCGCGAGGCGCTCCTGCGGCGCGCCGCGTCCGGCGCCGGTGTACTCGTGTCGAGCCACCACCTTGACGAGGTCGCGCGGGTCGCCGACCGCATCACCGTCATCAACGCCGGCCACACCATCGGCGCCCTCGATCCGAGCGGCACCGACATCGAACGTGAGTTCTTCGCCCTGGTGCACGCCGACGACGAACGGACAGCGGCATGA
- a CDS encoding glycosyltransferase family protein, with amino-acid sequence MQTRQTLSDPAVFNVTKRIHHRLRGVDRGALPDEGEHAGLLAFAQENADRLLAVVAPADIEVLHDPQTVAMIPRLVAAGVPVAWRCHIGTSAADQTSIFTGDCLAQF; translated from the coding sequence ATCCAAACGAGACAGACCCTTAGTGACCCGGCCGTCTTCAATGTCACAAAGCGTATTCATCACCGACTACGTGGCGTCGACCGCGGGGCGCTGCCGGACGAGGGCGAGCACGCGGGCCTGCTGGCATTCGCCCAGGAGAACGCTGATCGGCTGCTCGCGGTCGTCGCACCCGCTGACATCGAGGTGCTGCACGACCCGCAGACGGTCGCGATGATCCCGCGTCTGGTCGCCGCCGGCGTACCGGTGGCCTGGCGGTGCCACATCGGCACGTCGGCCGCCGATCAGACCAGCATCTTTACCGGAGACTGCCTGGCGCAGTTCTAG